The sequence below is a genomic window from Synechococcus sp. PCC 7335.
GTCTTCTTGTTCGATCAGCGGTGGCCGATCTTCGGCTAGCTCCAATTCTCGGCCTAGACAGCCGACCACTTGGTTAGATTCGAGAAAATGAACAGAGTAGATGTAGGCCCTTTGCAGGTAGGTGCCGATGCTGACAATAAAACCGATATCGCCTGGTTTAGCGAGTAGTGCTCCTTTGTCTTTGCCAGGGAAGGTACCGTCGTTACGGATCTTTTTGAGAATCTTCACGCGGCTGCCCAAGTCAAAGATAGGTGCGGAATCAATTTCGATTTCTTCACTAAGACGCATGGGAATGGGGAAGAGAGAGTAGAGCAGAGGTAAGAAATTAGGGACTTTGGGTTAGAGACTTAGGGACGGGGAGAAGTAGGGGTTTCGCCTGAAGGCTAGTTTCCTATTCTCCCCATCCTTTATCTTCCTAGCGAATCAGGTCAAAGGAGATGTCAGTCTTCGCCGGGACGATGGTCTGACGATCTAGCTCATCGAGAATGGTGTTGATGATCCAGTTGAACTGGTTGATCGCGCCTTGGTAGCCTAAGGTGGCATAGCGGTGCATGTGGTGCCGATCGAAGATCGGGTAGCCAATGCGGACGAGCGGTGTGCCTGTATCGCGCCATAGGTACTTGCCGTAGGAGTTGCCAATCAGCAGATCTACCGGCTCAGTAAACATAAGCGATCGCAGGTGCCACAGATCTTTTTTGCCCCAGATAGTGGCATCTTGGCCGTAAGGACTGTTGGTGAGCACCTCACGCAATTCGGCCTCAAAGTCTGTGTTCGAGTTAGTAACCACAATATGTACTGGCTCAGCGCCCATCTCTAATAGGAACTGAGTGACGTTGAACACGTGGTCAGGATCGCCGTAGAGCGCAATTCGCTTGCCGTGAATCCAGGCTTGTGAGTCAGTCAAAGCATCAACAGCGCGGCCTCGCTCCTGCTGTAGCTCTTGGGGAATTGGCTTACCGGTAATCGCAGAGAGATTCATCAAGAACTCGTCTGTTCCCTTGATGCCAAAGGGACGGAAGTTGTAGGTTTTTTGTCCCCAAGCTGTAGTGATAGTCTCTTGCGTTTTCGGCGTGGTGTACTTCTGGAAGAAGAATGACCCTTCAGCATTGATCGAATCAGCAGCATCTTCCAACGTTGTTAGCCCGTTGTACATTTTGAATTCGCCAGTATTTGGAGAATCAAAGGTATCTGAGTTATCAGAGAGGATGGTGTAGTCGATACCGAACAAACCTAGAATTCGCTTCAGCTCGCGGATGTTGCCGATGTATGGATCAAAGCCCAGATTGAAATTAAACTTGCCGTTAGTCGTTTCAGCTTTTTTGTCTTTGGTCAAGTTAACCAAGATGCTTTTCAGCATATTGTCGTACCCAGTAATGTGGGAACCGACAAAGCTAGGCGTATGAGCGAAGGGCACTGGCAGCTCTTCTGGAATGTGACCTTCTTGCTTAGAAGTTGTCACAAATGCGCCTAGGTCATCTCCGATGACTTCCGCCATGCAGGTTGTACACAGCGCAATCATCTTAGGCTTGTACAGCTCATAGGCGTTCTCCAAGCCTAGCTTCATGTTCGCTAGGCCACCAAACACGGCTGCATCTTCTGTCATCGAAGACGATACCGCCTGGAAAGGCTCTTTGTAGTTGCGAGTGAGGTGGGTGCGAAAATAAGCCACACAGCCCTGAGAGCCATGGCTGTAAGGCAATGTGCCTTCAAAGCCAGAAGCAACAAACAAAGCGCCCAAAGGCTGGCAGGCTTTCGCCGGATTCACAGTGAGTGAAGTTCGCTCAAAGTTCTTTTCGCGGTACTCCCAAGATTTTGTCCATTCGGCGACTTCAGCCACTTTCTCATGAGAGTGCGCCCCTTCATACTGGCGCTTGTCAGCAAATAGATCTTGGTATTCGTTATTGACGAAGAGATCAAAATGGTCTTGGATTTTTCCAGGTTCAACCGGTGGATTGCCAGCCCCATTGCCATTAGATTCTGGGGTGGGGGTCGAGTTTTGAGTATTGTCAAGGTTGTCAGTCATGGTGCTCTCCTTTGTGAGAGAAAAATCTGAACAGAGAAAGATGCTAACAAGGGAGATGGGAAACCGAGAAAGTGGAAAACGATGGATAGCTTTATCTCCCTAAGTCCCCACTCCCCTAAGTCCCTACGCCGCCTCCCAAGGGGTCTTAATCAGTGACCAAGTAGGATTGTTGATTGCCAAGTCCATATCGCGGGCGAAGACTTCAAAGCCTTCATAGCCGTGGTAAGGGCCGGAATAATCCCAGGAGTGCATCTGGCGGAAAGGCAATGCCATCTTCTGGAAGACGTACTTCTCTTTAATACCAGCCGCGATTAGGTCAGGGTTGAGCTTTTTAGCAAACTCTTCAAACTCGAAGCCACTGACATCGTCATAGATCAAGGTGCCTTCTTCAACATAGTCAGCCGTCCGCTTGTAGTCATCCGCATGGCCAAATTCATAGCCTGTGCCAATTACTTTCATCCCTAAGTCTTTGAAGGCTGGAATGATGTGACGAGGGCGCAAGCCACCGACCATCATCATCACGGTCTTCCCTTCTAGGCGAGGGCGGTACTTGGCGATGATGCTATCCATCCGGGCTTGGTTAGCCGCGATCGCTTCTTCTGCTTTTGCTTGAATCGTCTCATCAAACTGAGCCGCAATCTTGCGCATGGAATTAGCAATCTGCGTGGGGCCAAAGAAGTTGTACTCTAGCCAGCCAATGCCATACTTCTCTTCCATGAAGCGGCAAATATAGTTCATGGAGCGATAGCAGTGGATCAGGTTTAGCTTGGCTAAAGGTGCCATCACCACTTCATTGAAAGAGCCATCTCCAGAGAACTGAGAGATTACCCTTAAGCCCATAGATTCCATCAGCTTGCGACTAGGCCAAGCGTCTCCACCAATGTTGTAGTCACCCACAATGTTGACGTCGTAAGGACCCGGCTCAAAGCCTTCGGGTAGCTTGCGGTATTCGTCGGCCTTGGGCAGCACCCAGTCACGCACGGTGTCGTTGGCAATGTGGTGACCTAGCGACTGCGAAACGCCTCGGAAGCCTTCACAGCGAACAGGCACGACTGGCTTTCCAGTTTCTTTCGCCTTCGCTCTAGCGACTGCTTCGATGTCATCTCCAATTAAGCCTACCGGACATTCCGATTCAATCGTGGTGCCTTGGCTGAGTGGAAAGAGTTCTTCGAGTTCGTCAATGATTTTAGCGAGCTTTTTATCCCCGCCAAAAACGATGTCTCGCTCTTGAAAGTCAGAGGTGAACTGCATGGTACCGAAGGTATCTACCCCGGTTGTCCCCACGTAGTAGTTCCGCCGACCTGACCAGGAATAGTAGCCGCAGCCTACCGGGCCGTGGCTGATGTGAATCATGTCTTTGACAGGGCCCCAAACTACCCCTTTCGCACCTGCGTAGGCGCAGCCACGGGTCGTCATCACACCGGGAACAGATTTTTTATTAGACTTAACGCCGCAGTCAGAGGCTTCGGCTTCTTTAACGCCGAGGTGCTTGGAGCGTCTCTTTTTACCTTTCTCGGGGTACGCTTCTAGTACCTCGTCAATGAGATCTTTTCTATCTTCTACAGTAGTCATAATGCCCTCTCAGTAAGTGTAGGGAATAGTGAATGGATTGGTCTTGAGATGTGGCGGCTTCAATGAAGGAAAGCGCCAAAGAGATCGCCACATCTCAATCCAAGTCAGTTAAGCAGCTAAGAAAGCTAGTTTTTTGCAACAGCTCTATACAGTAGCGACTTCCTTATCAGCTGCTAGCGCTTCTTGATACTGCTCATCACTATCCAAGATGCCGAACTCAATCAACAGATCTTCAAGCTCATCCATGCTAATGGGTGTTGGAACGGTCAGCTTTTTGTTGTTGATGATCTTCTCAGCTAGCGCTGTGTACTCTTTAGCCTGATTGCAGTCAGGCGCGTACTCATTCACTGTCATACGACGCAGCTCAGCATGCTGAACAACATTGTCGCGAGGAACAAAGTGAATCATCTGAGTGTTGAGCTTAGCGGCTAGAGCTTCGATTAGCTCGATTTCCCGGTCTGTATTCCGGCTGTTGCAAATTAGACCGCCTAGACGAACACCGCCAGATTGAGCGTACTTTAGAACGCCTCGAGCGATGTTGTTAGCCGCATACATGGCCATCATCTCACCCGAGACAACAATGTAGATCTCTTGCGCTTTGCCTTCTCGAATAGGCATGGCGAAACCACCACAGACAACGTCACCGAGTACGTCGTAGGAAACGAAATCAAGATCTTCGTAAGCGCCTTCTTCTTCTAGGAAGTTAATAGCGGTGATGATGCCGCGACCTGCACAGCCAACGCCGGGCTCAGGCCCACCAGACTCGACGCACTTAACGCCGCGATAGCCTTCTTGCAGCACCTGGTCAAGTTCGACATCTTCAACCGCGCCGAGTTCGGCAGCTAGCTGTAGCACGGAGGTTTGGGCTTTGCTGTGGAGCATCAGGCGAGTGGAGTCAGCCTTCGGGTCACAGCCCACAATCATGATACGTTGGCCTTGCTCAGCCATAGCGGCCAAGGTGTTTTGGGAAGTGGTGGATTTACCGATACCACCTTTTCCGTAAAATGCAATTTGTCTCATAGGTCAAAAGTCTCCTAGTTTTCGTCGAAGGGAATGATTAAGCTTATTGCGTGAATCGAGCGTTTCGTGCAAGTTGAGCGTCGGCAACTATTCAACAGAATTCGGAGGGGAACGCTCAACGGTCGGCGTGGGATGGATAATATTCATGACATAGAATAGAAAGCTGGGAGGAATCTTGAGTTTGAAGAAATTCTGGAGGAAGTCTGGCCGCTTGACCTAAATGTCACTCTTTCTAAGCGGGAACAACAACAATTGTAGAAGAGACTTTTGCTTGCAAACTGGTCTCAATAGAATTTTTCAAGGTTTCGCTACTGCTCGCACAGCCACCGCAGGCACCTGTGAGTAGAACTCTTACAACATCGCCATCAACGTCGTAAAGTTCAATATCACCCCCATCTGCTAATAGAATAGGTCGAACATCTTCGGCAATGACTTGTTGAATGAGATTGATCTTTTGCATGGGCGTGAGCGGCTTGTTCGTCGCCTGGGAGGCTACTTCTGAAGCGACTCGCGCTGATAGAGCTGTTCTCTCTTGCTGTACCTCAATCAGCAAATCTTCAATGCCGGCTTGACAGGTGCCGCAGCCACCGCCTGCTTTCACATAGTTTGTAACCTGTTCAACAGTAGTTAGATCATTCTCGATGATTACTCGGCGAATGCGCGGCTCGGAGATACCATAGCAAGAACAAATCAGTTTGCCATCATCATCTTCATGCTGCTCAACCTCGATGCCACGGTATTTGTAGATTGCAGCTTCTAGAGCTTCTTGTCCCATGACCGAACAGTGCATCTTAGCTTCAGGCAAACCACCTAGGTAGTCGGCAATATCTTTGTTGGTAATTTCTAAAGCTTCGTCAAGTGTCTTTTGCTTGATGATCTCTGTTAACGCAGAGGAAGAGGCGATCGCACTGGTGCAGCCAAAGGTTTGAAAGCTTGCGTCTTGAATAGTCTCGGTAGATTCTTGAATCTTCAGATGCAGCCGCAGCGCGTCACCACAGGCAATGCTGCCTACTTCACCGTAGACCACTGCCACGTCGGGCTCTTGAGGATCGGTGATCGCCCCCTGGTTGATTGGGTTGTAAAACAAGTCAAGTACTTTTTCAGAATAGTCCCACATGGCAGTTTCTAGGTAATGATGAACGACAAGATTAAGAGGGGGTTTGAACTAGGTCTCGGCTCTGTAGCCAACCAGATTCGTCGCTGTTAAAAGGAGACATCGCTCGCAGTTTTTCAACAATGGTGGGCATGACGCTAATCACCTGTTGAATCTCAGCTTCGGTAGTGAAGCGAGAAAGGCTAAAGCGAATAGAGCCATGAAGAATGGTATAGGGCAACCCCATCGCCGTCAGTACATGAGAGGGATCCAGCGAGCCAGACGTGCAGGCAGAGCCAGAAGACGCGCAAATACCATGCTTGTCGAGCATGAACAAAATGGCCTCGCCTTCAATGTATTTAAAGCCAATGTTGGTGGTATTTGGTAAACGAGTCGTGCCGCCGCCGTTTACTTCGCAGTTAGGGATAGTTGCCAGGAGCTGCTGCTCTAGCAAATCCCGCAGCTGGGCCTCTCTATCGACGGTTTGCAAATGCTGTTGGGCTATTTCTGCAGCTTTGCCCAAAGCAACAATACTAGCCACATTCGGCGTTCCAGCCCGGCGTCCACGCTCTTGATGTCCGCCTAGTAAAAAAGGACGAAAACGGAATCCGCGACGTGTGTACAAAGCTCCAATACCTTTGGGTGCGTGGAGTTTGTGGCCTGAGAGCGTGAGCAAATCGATAGTGCTATTCTTGAGATCAATTGGAATCTTGCCAACGGCCTGAACAGCATCAACGTGAAAGGTTGCACCACATTCTTTGGCGATCGCCCCAATCTGTTCTACCGGAAACACCACTCCAGTCTCATTGTTGGCATACATGGTTGTCACCAGGGCTGTTCCCCCAGTTACCGCCGCTTCTACCTCCATTAGATCGAGCTGACCGCGCCCATCTACTGATAGATAAGTGACGGTATAGCCCTTCTTCTCTAAGTGCTTACACACGTTGAGAACTGCTGGATGCTCTACCGCTGTGGTAACAATGTGGCGCTTCTCAGGCTGGGCAGCGAGGGCCGCATGAATAGCGGTGTTGTTGCCTTCGCTACCGCAGCTATTAAAAACAATTTCTGTACTCTCTGCGCCTAGAAGCTCAGCCACTTGGGCTCTAGCATCCTGAATAGCTGCGCCCACTTGACCACCAAAGCTGTGCATGGATGAAGGATTGCCGTAGAAGTCACTTAAATAGGGCAACATCGTCTGTAAAACAGCAGGGTCAATTTGAGTAGTGGCGTTGTTGTCTAGGTAAGTGACCATAGGAGTGACTCCAGTGAGAATTGTAAGATTGGCTTGGGCTATGCTCAGTCGCCGGACTAAGAGAATTAAGAAGTTAGGGGGTTAGGGGAGCGTTTGTGCCTGTTTTAGCTTGGGCTTGAAGCTTTTCGAGGCTTTGAGAGTAACTGTCAAACCAGTCGTTCCAGTACTCTGATTGAGGTGACTGTTTTAAACGAGAGACCCTTTGTTTATAGGCAGCCTGCCAAGCTTTCCAGTAGTCTGCTGTAGTTTCTATCGCGCTGCCCAGTGTGAAGGCGCTGCTCCTGCCAGAGAGAGATACACATCCTCCCTCGGTAGGGCAAACGGCCCAGCATTGAGGAACGCTGTAGAAGCCTTTGCAGTTGTTGCACAAGTCAGCATTGATTTTAAAGGTCGCGCCGTTACGCTCAATTGCGTTAGTCGGACAGGTGGGGATACAGCGTTGACAGCTAATGCATTTGTCGGTGATAGCGTAGGTCATGGCTCAACTGCTCTATGAAATAGAGCGATGAAGGGTTTTCTACACATAAACTGTTTGCAGAATGTGCTCGTTGTAATACTCCCTAGCAACGGCTTCAATCACGTCGTAGGCTTCAACTACAAACAATCCTGCTTTTTGCAGCTCCTTGGCGGGGCAGGGGCCTACTTTAGAGGCCAATACAGCTCTGCAATCAGCAATCGTTTCAATAATGTTGGTTAAAGTAGCCTCTTCTCCATAGCCGCCCTGGCAGTAATCGGCGACTTTGCGGTGACCGACAAATTTCGCTTCAGCGGCGTCTACTTCATAGATCATGAACTCTTTGGCATGCCCAAAGTGTTGGTTAACTAAACCACCGCCTTTAGTAGCCACGGCAACCAACACTTTAGGAGACTCGGCTGATGTTTGATCTGTGTTAGCAACAACTTTTTGAGCAGCGGCTTTCTTCTGAGCGATCGCAGCCTCTGTTTGTTTGATATCTTGACGAACGGCTTCACGCTTCTCAGCGTTGTAGCCGACTGGCATCGTCATAAACTTCTCTTTGGTGAATTCCTGGCTGCGGTCTTCGCCCAACAAACCCACAGCGTCAGCGCGACATTGACGGCAGTGCCGCATGATTTTCATGTTGCCAGCACAGGCATCTTGAACTGTTTTAAGTTCTTTCGGGGTAGGGCCACGCTGTCCATTAAGACCAAAGTAGGTGCCATGCTCAGGCTTAGAGATCAGCGGCATAATATTGTGTAAAAATGCGCCGCGATCACGCACAGCCTGATTCACTTCTGGCATATGTTCATCATTGATGCCGGGAATCAAGACCGAATTGACTTTGCACAAAATGTCAGCATCTCTAAGGGCTTCTAAGCCCTCCATCTGCCGCTGGTGCAAAATCTTGACTCCTTCGATGCCGCGATAGCGCTTACGGCGATAGTGCACCCAAGGATAAATCTTTTCACCAATAGCCGGATCGACCATATTGATGGTGATAGTCACATGATCCACATTGAGCGCTTTGATACGATCCACGTAGTCGGGCAACATCAGACCGTTGGTAGAAAGGCAGAGCTTGATATCAGGTGCCTGCTCAGCAACTAGTTCAAAAGTACGAAAAGTCTTTTCAGGGTTTGCTAGCGGATCGCCAGGGCCAGCAATGCCTAGAACAGACATTTGAGGAATCTTGCCTGCCACAACCAGCGCTTTATGAGCGGCTTCTTCAGGTGTTAGCAGTTCGCTAACCACACCTGGGCGACTCTCATTAGCACAGTCGTATTTGCGATTGCAAAAGTTACACTGAATGTTGCACGCTGGCGCAACAGCAACATGCATCCTGGCATAGTGATGATGAGCTGATTCGCTATAGCAGGGGTGATTTTCAATCCGGGCTTTGAGCGATTCACTAACAGCAGGTTCACTGGTGGATGTACAGCCGCAACCGCCAGACTTTTTAGGCGGCGTGGCTGTAAGAGCGGTTTGGTGCTGCGGCGTCATTGCTTTGTGGGTGGTAAGGGTGGGAGGTTGAGAAGGGTGGGTTAGGTCTTCTAGGCCACGGAGTAGTTCCAATCGCGAATGAGATGGGGGTGCGCTACTTGACTAGCTCCTGGATAAGGAGAGTAAGAATTATGAGGGCGGCCCAGCAAGGTTGAGTTCGCGTGAAATTACAGTGGCCTGACATTGAGTGCTCTACTATCGTTGAGTCGTTGAAACCATTAAGCCAATCGTCAAAAGAGAAAGAAGCTCTAACCGAGCGAAGGCTGACAATTGTCTCTTTATGGACTTCACCGAGTACAACAAATGGGTTAAAGACCAATGTTTGAAGACCTAGGTGTTCGTCGATGAAAGAGTTATAGCAAGGGTTAAAAGCGCTTCTCTCTAGATTCACTCGATAGGATTTATTGAATGATTAACGCTGCACTCAATCCCTACAGCCTTTGAGAATGAAGGGGATCTTTTTTTTGGTAGATCAAGGTACTAGTATTTATGCACGGATAGGCTGGTATTTATTTACCCTGGGTCGAGCATTGCTGCACTCAGCTAGATTGTCGATACAGCAAGGGATTGGGGCTGCTCCATCTAGTTATAGACACACTTTTCGAAGAGTACTCAAACGTCCTTTTTTGTAAAATCAGATACTGGGAAACGCAATAGGCTAAAGACTAGAATTTGCTGTCTGTATCATACTCGACAGTTTCCTATCTTTTCTAGTAACAAAATATACTTTTTTTGTATGGCTTTGTTGCATAAATCAGCCATGAGTCAGCCATTAGATAGAGAGAGACAACTGCAGTCATTCTCTTAGACTCAAGAAGGTAACTAGCTAGCATGTCTAGCCGCGTCATACGGACCTTTGAAAACGAGCGAATTCTTTTAGTCGGTAGGCCCCTATTAACGTCAGTTCGGGTTAAGCAGCAGGGGGAAGTTCCCATTCCATATGGAGAGAAGGCTTCTTCGGTTGGTGGCAATAAGCAATCAGTCCACAGAGGATGTTGACCCAGCAGTTGACCGGACTACGGTGACGAGAATGCTCTATCTGCGAAATGTTCTTCAGTTGGTCGATAATCGTTTCGATGATGGAACGTTTGCGCGAGAGTAGCTTGTCAGTTAGCCGCACTAGCTGGTTCTTCATGTTGCACCGAGGCTTAGCAAAGAACTCGATGTTGAACGCGTCGAGTAGTTGCTTGGCCAGCTGCTTCGATACATAGCCTTTGTCTGCGCAGACTTTTCCCCATAGTCCAGTAAGTAAGTCAAAGGCGGGCTCACGGTCGTCCGTATTGCCCGGGGTCAGGGTGAGGTTGAGTAGTTCACCGCACTCGTTCACCACGAGGTGTAGCTTGAAGCCATAGAACCAGCCGACAGAGGTTTTGCCCCTAGCTGCCGTATCTTTGCAGACCTTATGCTGCCAGATCCGACGGTTGTGGCAGACCGATAGACTGGTCGCATCGATAAAACTAATGCCTGTACAACGGCCGAAGCAGCGCTTCAGATAACAACACAAGGGAAACAAACAAGAGGGCGTCCATTCGACAAAGCGGTTATAGCTGACTAGCGTTGGAAACGCTTGCTTCCAGTACTGGCATACATGATGAACGTAGTAGTGTTTGAAGGTGCGGTAGTGGCTTTGGTGAAAGCCGATGAGTATCGTCATCACTTCGCTTAGGCTCAGCGAACGAGCGCGTTGTCGCGTCTTTAGATGGTGGCTTAGCAGTTGACGCTGCCAGAGGGGTTCAAACACTTGGCAGAAGTCATCGACGTGGCAGAACAGTTCTTCTAAGCTGAACATAGTGGAGGATAGGGCTGATGGGTTTTACAACTTCAGCTTACCTATCCTCCTTTCTTCGAGCTTTCCTTATCCCGAACTGACGTTATTAGGAACGGTTGATTAGCTATCGCCGTCTTTCGGTGGCTGAGACTTCGATGCTCTTTCTCAATACTGCTTTTTGTAAAAACTTTGGTGAAAAGGTCGCATCGAGCTATCTAAACCGGCATATGAACAAGCTGAAGGTGAACTGCTGTGTATCTAATCGCATGAGTCAGGTTAAATGATCAGATACAGCTGGTAGTGTCCTAGACGTTCAGACCTAGACACCTATGTCTAGACGTTCAGTCTTGGATTTTGCAGGAGGTAGCCTATAACCATGATTGAATGCTTAGCGCGACCATTCATGTTGTTCCTCATCATCTACCAGCAGAAGTAATCGCAGCAGATCTAAAGGGATATAGCCTGACGACGACGTTCTATGAACTTGCAGGTGAAGAGATCTAAGAATAGAGTTTTAGCTGATTCCTTAGCCCGCGAGTCAAAAAACGAGAAGCTTGAAGTAGCGCCTGGGATAGAAATGATTTTGATTCGGCGGCGCACTGTGTATCGGTTACCGAACAATATTTCAGAGCTTGGAGATACTAATGTCTATTATCTAGTGTCCATTAGATAGATACGTGAAGAATTCTCCGTAGAATGTCTTGTAGCGTTTATGGGTAGTGGCAATGGGCTGGCGATATCTACTTCGGGTTTTGTCCCCTTGTTTGATTTTACTTACAGCTACGCTGACTGAGACCATCAGGTCCCGGTCAGCGTATGCGGCTGAAGAAATTCGTCTTTTGGTGGGCGGCCCCTTAATCTTTTCAGTCTCGGTGGACTCGTTAGAAGCGTTTGCACAAACGAGCGAGATTGCTAATGATCTGCGGCTGTTTACACGCTTCGCTGATGAGCAAGCACTTATCGGATTGCGTCAGGCCTTGCAAGCTAGTATCCCACTTAGCGCTCAGCAGATAGATAACTTAGGCTATTCCGTTCTTGGTCAAGATATCTTATTTAATCTGGGTAAGGTGATTCGCCCGCATCCTAGCTTGAATGGCGATCGCGCCTTACGCGGAGCTATTATCAGCGCAGCAGCCCATGCCAGAACGCAGTCAGACACTAGTAAGGCAGATGAACCCGTCGAATGGACTGCTATAGACGTGATGAGGCAATATCCTAGCCAAAGCATTGATGTTCGATGGCAAGACTTGCGGGCACTGCGTCAATCTGCGAGTTCGGCGTTGAGTGATAATCAGCAGGCGATCGCCACCATCCGAGCACAAGCCACCACCGACAGCGCCCAAAACGGCACAAGTCAACCACTGCTCGCACAAGATCTAGCCGCACTGGGCTCCTATGCTTTTGAAACCAACACCTTTACGCTTACGAGAGATGCTATAAGGCAAACTCAATTAGGCATCCAATCTCGCTACAGCTTTGATGTCGATACATATATGCCACAAGAGTTAGACCATCCTGCCCCTGTCATCATCGTCTCCCACGGCTATAGCGACACTAAAGAAAACTTTGGGTACATCGGCCGACATCTCGCGTCACACGGATTTGTTGTTCTCATTCCTGAGCATGTCGGTAGTGACTTAAGATTCCGGTTAAGCTACAC
It includes:
- a CDS encoding nitrogen fixation protein NifZ, whose amino-acid sequence is MRLSEEIEIDSAPIFDLGSRVKILKKIRNDGTFPGKDKGALLAKPGDIGFIVSIGTYLQRAYIYSVHFLESNQVVGCLGRELELAEDRPPLIEQEDW
- the nifK gene encoding nitrogenase molybdenum-iron protein subunit beta, giving the protein MTDNLDNTQNSTPTPESNGNGAGNPPVEPGKIQDHFDLFVNNEYQDLFADKRQYEGAHSHEKVAEVAEWTKSWEYREKNFERTSLTVNPAKACQPLGALFVASGFEGTLPYSHGSQGCVAYFRTHLTRNYKEPFQAVSSSMTEDAAVFGGLANMKLGLENAYELYKPKMIALCTTCMAEVIGDDLGAFVTTSKQEGHIPEELPVPFAHTPSFVGSHITGYDNMLKSILVNLTKDKKAETTNGKFNFNLGFDPYIGNIRELKRILGLFGIDYTILSDNSDTFDSPNTGEFKMYNGLTTLEDAADSINAEGSFFFQKYTTPKTQETITTAWGQKTYNFRPFGIKGTDEFLMNLSAITGKPIPQELQQERGRAVDALTDSQAWIHGKRIALYGDPDHVFNVTQFLLEMGAEPVHIVVTNSNTDFEAELREVLTNSPYGQDATIWGKKDLWHLRSLMFTEPVDLLIGNSYGKYLWRDTGTPLVRIGYPIFDRHHMHRYATLGYQGAINQFNWIINTILDELDRQTIVPAKTDISFDLIR
- the nifD gene encoding nitrogenase molybdenum-iron protein alpha chain; the encoded protein is MTTVEDRKDLIDEVLEAYPEKGKKRRSKHLGVKEAEASDCGVKSNKKSVPGVMTTRGCAYAGAKGVVWGPVKDMIHISHGPVGCGYYSWSGRRNYYVGTTGVDTFGTMQFTSDFQERDIVFGGDKKLAKIIDELEELFPLSQGTTIESECPVGLIGDDIEAVARAKAKETGKPVVPVRCEGFRGVSQSLGHHIANDTVRDWVLPKADEYRKLPEGFEPGPYDVNIVGDYNIGGDAWPSRKLMESMGLRVISQFSGDGSFNEVVMAPLAKLNLIHCYRSMNYICRFMEEKYGIGWLEYNFFGPTQIANSMRKIAAQFDETIQAKAEEAIAANQARMDSIIAKYRPRLEGKTVMMMVGGLRPRHIIPAFKDLGMKVIGTGYEFGHADDYKRTADYVEEGTLIYDDVSGFEFEEFAKKLNPDLIAAGIKEKYVFQKMALPFRQMHSWDYSGPYHGYEGFEVFARDMDLAINNPTWSLIKTPWEAA
- the nifH gene encoding nitrogenase iron protein; amino-acid sequence: MRQIAFYGKGGIGKSTTSQNTLAAMAEQGQRIMIVGCDPKADSTRLMLHSKAQTSVLQLAAELGAVEDVELDQVLQEGYRGVKCVESGGPEPGVGCAGRGIITAINFLEEEGAYEDLDFVSYDVLGDVVCGGFAMPIREGKAQEIYIVVSGEMMAMYAANNIARGVLKYAQSGGVRLGGLICNSRNTDREIELIEALAAKLNTQMIHFVPRDNVVQHAELRRMTVNEYAPDCNQAKEYTALAEKIINNKKLTVPTPISMDELEDLLIEFGILDSDEQYQEALAADKEVATV
- the nifU gene encoding Fe-S cluster assembly protein NifU, encoding MWDYSEKVLDLFYNPINQGAITDPQEPDVAVVYGEVGSIACGDALRLHLKIQESTETIQDASFQTFGCTSAIASSSALTEIIKQKTLDEALEITNKDIADYLGGLPEAKMHCSVMGQEALEAAIYKYRGIEVEQHEDDDGKLICSCYGISEPRIRRVIIENDLTTVEQVTNYVKAGGGCGTCQAGIEDLLIEVQQERTALSARVASEVASQATNKPLTPMQKINLIQQVIAEDVRPILLADGGDIELYDVDGDVVRVLLTGACGGCASSSETLKNSIETSLQAKVSSTIVVVPA
- the nifS gene encoding cysteine desulfurase NifS, with the translated sequence MVTYLDNNATTQIDPAVLQTMLPYLSDFYGNPSSMHSFGGQVGAAIQDARAQVAELLGAESTEIVFNSCGSEGNNTAIHAALAAQPEKRHIVTTAVEHPAVLNVCKHLEKKGYTVTYLSVDGRGQLDLMEVEAAVTGGTALVTTMYANNETGVVFPVEQIGAIAKECGATFHVDAVQAVGKIPIDLKNSTIDLLTLSGHKLHAPKGIGALYTRRGFRFRPFLLGGHQERGRRAGTPNVASIVALGKAAEIAQQHLQTVDREAQLRDLLEQQLLATIPNCEVNGGGTTRLPNTTNIGFKYIEGEAILFMLDKHGICASSGSACTSGSLDPSHVLTAMGLPYTILHGSIRFSLSRFTTEAEIQQVISVMPTIVEKLRAMSPFNSDESGWLQSRDLVQTPS
- a CDS encoding 4Fe-4S binding protein — its product is MTYAITDKCISCQRCIPTCPTNAIERNGATFKINADLCNNCKGFYSVPQCWAVCPTEGGCVSLSGRSSAFTLGSAIETTADYWKAWQAAYKQRVSRLKQSPQSEYWNDWFDSYSQSLEKLQAQAKTGTNAPLTP
- the nifB gene encoding nitrogenase cofactor biosynthesis protein NifB, yielding MELLRGLEDLTHPSQPPTLTTHKAMTPQHQTALTATPPKKSGGCGCTSTSEPAVSESLKARIENHPCYSESAHHHYARMHVAVAPACNIQCNFCNRKYDCANESRPGVVSELLTPEEAAHKALVVAGKIPQMSVLGIAGPGDPLANPEKTFRTFELVAEQAPDIKLCLSTNGLMLPDYVDRIKALNVDHVTITINMVDPAIGEKIYPWVHYRRKRYRGIEGVKILHQRQMEGLEALRDADILCKVNSVLIPGINDEHMPEVNQAVRDRGAFLHNIMPLISKPEHGTYFGLNGQRGPTPKELKTVQDACAGNMKIMRHCRQCRADAVGLLGEDRSQEFTKEKFMTMPVGYNAEKREAVRQDIKQTEAAIAQKKAAAQKVVANTDQTSAESPKVLVAVATKGGGLVNQHFGHAKEFMIYEVDAAEAKFVGHRKVADYCQGGYGEEATLTNIIETIADCRAVLASKVGPCPAKELQKAGLFVVEAYDVIEAVAREYYNEHILQTVYV
- a CDS encoding IS982 family transposase → MFSLEELFCHVDDFCQVFEPLWQRQLLSHHLKTRQRARSLSLSEVMTILIGFHQSHYRTFKHYYVHHVCQYWKQAFPTLVSYNRFVEWTPSCLFPLCCYLKRCFGRCTGISFIDATSLSVCHNRRIWQHKVCKDTAARGKTSVGWFYGFKLHLVVNECGELLNLTLTPGNTDDREPAFDLLTGLWGKVCADKGYVSKQLAKQLLDAFNIEFFAKPRCNMKNQLVRLTDKLLSRKRSIIETIIDQLKNISQIEHSRHRSPVNCWVNILCGLIAYCHQPKKPSLHMEWELPPAA